The following coding sequences lie in one Numida meleagris isolate 19003 breed g44 Domestic line chromosome Z, NumMel1.0, whole genome shotgun sequence genomic window:
- the MARCH3 gene encoding E3 ubiquitin-protein ligase MARCH3 yields the protein MQVVAKDGQVLSSVVRTLATQSSPFNDHPMCRICHEGSSQEDLLSPCECTGTLGTIHRSCLERWLSSSNTNYCELCHFRFAVERKPRPLVEWLRNPGPQHEKRTLFGDMVCFLLITPLATVSGWLCLRGAVDHLHFSSRLEAVGLIALTIALFTIYLFWTLVSFRYHCRLYNEWRQTNQQVTLLIPRSPSIPSNQQSLLSLPSIKRDSKETVV from the exons ATGCAGGTGGTGGCCAAGGACGGGCAGGTGCTCTCCTCCGTCGTGCGGACCCTCGCCACGCAGAG CAGTCCCTTCAATGACCACCCAATGTGCAGGATCTGCCATGAGGGCAGCAGTCAGGAAGACCTGCTTTCTCCCTGCGAGTGTACAGGGACGCTGGGGACCATCCACCGCAGCTGCCTGGAGCGCTGGCTGTCCTCGTCCAACACTAACTACTGCGAGCTCTGCCACTTCAGGTTTGCAGTGGAGCGCAAACCCAGGCCACTGGTAGAG TGGCTGAGGAACCCAGGTCCTCAGCATGAGAAGCGGACTCTCTTCGGGGACATGGTGTGCTTCCTGCTCATCACCCCACTGGCAACCGTCTCTGGCTGGCTGTGCCTGCGGGGAGCTGTGGACCACCTGCACTTCAGCAGTAGGCTGGAAGCTGTTGGCCTCATTGCACTCACTATTGCACTCTTCACCATTTATCTCTTTTGGACCCTA gtGTCATTCAGGTATCACTGCAGGTTATACAACGAATGGCGTCAGACCAACCAGCAGGTGACACTCCTTATCCCCAGGTCTCCCAGCATCCCCTCCAACCAGCAGTCCCTGCTGAGCCTGCCATCAATCAAAAGGGACTCAAAGGAGACAGTCGTTTGA